In Pyrus communis chromosome 1, drPyrComm1.1, whole genome shotgun sequence, the following are encoded in one genomic region:
- the LOC137717179 gene encoding putative pentatricopeptide repeat-containing protein At3g23330, translating to MECGLIGVGMSPAFRRLLLPISQNPSLRLQNKLSPVSRSLSLQLKPLSCAALDVIDSNLISDSCLESAPNSETQLRQVRLDNGYSPDQEIVGSNVKTTPLVFDTKKRLMHYSGMLRTCVSLRSLNEGKAIHGQVIKEGIDPDSHLWVSLVNVYAKCGDSGYARKVLDVMPERDVVSWTSLIQGFVVEGSGVDAVKLFCEMKKDGTKANDFALATGLKACSLCSDLGFGKQLHAEAVKLGLLSDAFVGSALVGLYAKCGDMELADRVLFCMPEQDVVSWNALLNGYAQEGDGKKALALFCRMTESEMRLSKSTLSTVLKGCANSGNLSGGQFLHSLVVKIGFQIDEFLGCSLVDMYSKCGMAVDAVKAFRMIENPDVVAWSAIISCLDQQGQSQEVPQLFREMISTGISPNKFTLSSIISAATDLGDLHFGESIHAFSWKYGCEADISVSNALITMYMKSGCLLDGAQVFEAMTNPDLISWNALLSGAHNYELSDLGPRVFHQMLVEGLKPNMYSFISVLRSCSSLLDVGLGKQIHSHIIKTNLDDNDFVGTALIDMYAKGRFVEDAVKAFNRLSNRDLFTWTVIITGYAQTDKAEESVACFNKMQEEGVKPNEFSIAGCLSACSRTAMLENGRQLHSMVIKSGHLEDLFVTSALVDMYAKCGCISDAEDIFEGLVSRDTVSWNIMVCGYSQYGQGEKALEAFSTMLDEGAIPNEITFIGVLSACSHLGLVEEGKKHFDSLSNVFGITPTIEHYACMVDILGRAGKFNKIETFIETKELTPYAIIWETVLGACKMHGNVEFGETAARRLFELKPEMDSTYILLSNIFAVKGRWDDVSKVRKLMQSQGVKKEPGCSWVEVDGQVNIFVSQDGTHPRIGDIHLKLEELGEKLNSLGYIPETEDVLHRITEREKKERLQYHSERLALGFALLSTSHPKTIRIFKNLRICGDCHDVMKLVSDVTNREIVVRDIRRFHHFKNGTCSCKDFW from the coding sequence ATGGAATGTGGCTTAATTGGTGTTGGAATGTCACCTGCTTTCCGGAGGCTCTTGTTGCCAATTTCCCAAAATCCCTCGCTTCGATTGCAGAACAAGCTTAGTCCAGTTTCCAGGTCGCTATCGCTTCAATTAAAGCCTTTGTCTTGTGCTGCTTTGGATGTGATTGACTCGAATCTCATCAGTGATTCGTGTCTCGAAAGTGCCCCAAACTCTGAGACTCAGCTTCGTCAAGTAAGATTAGATAATGGCTATTCACCTGACCAGGAAATTGTAGGAAGCAATGTGAAAACCACGCCTCTAGTTTTCGATACCAAAAAGAGGCTTATGCATTATTCTGGGATGCTTCGTACCTGTGTTTCGCTAAGGTCTTTGAATGAGGGGAAGGCTATTCATGGACAGGTGATAAAAGAAGGGATTGATCCGGATTCGCATTTGTGGGTTTCATTGGTTAATGTTTATGCAAAGTGTGGGGACTCCGGGTATGCACGCAAAGTGCTTGATGTGATGCCTGAAAGAGACGTTGTGTCGTGGACTTCTTTAATTCAGGGGTTTGTAGTCGAAGGTTCCGGTGTTGACGCTGTTAAATTGTTCTGTGAGATGAAGAAAGATGGTACAAAAGCAAATGACTTTGCATTGGCAACTGGGTTGAAAGCATGTTCTTTGTGCTCCGATTTAGGCTTTGGGAAACAGTTGCATGCTGAAGCAGTGAAACTGGGGTTGTTATCGGATGCTTTTGTTGGTTCTGCTCTAGTCGGTCTTTATGCAAAATGTGGTGATATGGAACTTGCAGATAGAGTGTTATTTTGTATGCCTGAGCAGGATGTGGTATCATGGAATGCACTGCTGAATGGGTATGCTCAGGAAGGTGACGGAAAAAAAGCTTTGGCATTGTTCTGCAGAATGACTGAATCAGAAATGAGGTTGAGCAAGTCCACCTTGTCCACTGTCCTCAAAGGTTGTGCAAACTCAGGAAATTTGAGCGGAGGTCAGTTTTTGCATTCTCTAGTTGTCAAAATTGGGTTTCAGATAGATGAATTCTTGGGTTGCAGTCTTGTTGATATGTATTCAAAGTGTGGGATGGCAGTTGATGCGGTAAAAGCATTCAGGATGATTGAAAATCCTGATGTAGTGGCCTGGAGTGCAATTATCTCATGCCTTGATCAACAAGGGCAATCGCAAGAAGTGCCTCAGCTATTTCGTGAAATGATAAGTACAGGCATCTCACCAAATAAATTTACCCTTTCTAGTATCATTAGTGCTGCCACTGATCTCGGAGACCTTCATTTTGGTGAAAGTATCCATGCTTTTTCATGGAAATATGGTTGTGAAGCTGATATTTCAGTCAGCAATGCTCTAATCACAATGTATATGAAAAGCGGGTGTTTGCTTGATGGTGCTCAGGTTTTTGAGGCAATGACAAACCCTGATTTGATTTCATGGAATGCCCTTTTATCTGGAGCACACAATTATGAATTATCTGACCTAGGGCCAAGAGTCTTCCACCAAATGCTTGTCGAAGGTTTGAAGCCCAACATGTACTCATTCATTAGTGTTTTAAGGTCTTGCTCTAGCCTCTTGGACGTGGGCCTTGGAAAACAAATACATTCCCATATTATCAAAACTAACCTCGATGATAATGACTTTGTTGGGACAGCTCTCATTGACATGTATGCCAAAGGCAGGTTCGTGGAAGATGCTGTGAAAGCTTTCAATAGATTGAGTAATCGAGACCTCTTCACTTGGACAGTCATCATTACTGGTTATGCCCAAACTGATAAAGCAGAGGAATCTGTTGCTTGCTTCAATAAGATGCAAGAAGAAGGCGTGAAGCCAAACGAGTTCAGCATCGCTGGCTGTTTGAGTGCTTGCTCCCGCACAGCTATGCTGGAAAATGGGCGGCAGCTCCACTCAATGGTAATTAAGAGTGGGCATCTGGAAGATTTGTTTGTTACTAGTGCTCTTGTTGATATGTATGCAAAATGTGGGTGCATAAGTGATGCTGAGGATATCTTTGAGGGCTTGGTTTCACGAGATACAGTGTCATGGAATATTATGGTGTGTGGATATTCCCAATATGGGCAAGGAGAGAAGGCTCTTGAAGCCTTTTCGACAATGTTGGATGAAGGTGCCATACCAAATGAGATCACCTTCATTGGTGTTCTTTCTGCATGCAGCCACCTGGGTCTAGTCGAAGAAGGGAAAAAGCACTTCGACTCACTGAGCAATGTTTTCGGGATCACTCCTACAATTGAGCATTATGCTTGTATGGTTGATATTCTCGGCAGGGCTGGAAAGTTTAATAAGATTGAAACCTTTATCGAGACAAAGGAACTAACACCATATGCTATTATTTGGGAGACTGTTCTTGGGGCTTGTAAGATGCATGGAAATGTTGAATTTGGTGAAACAGCAGCAAGAAGGCTTTTTGAGCTTAAACCTGAGATGGATTCAACATATATCTTGCTATCTAATATCTTTGCAGTCAAGGGCAGGTGGGACGATGTTAGCAAAGTCAGGAAATTAATGCAGAGTCAGGGTGTTAAAAAAGAACCTGGTTGTAGCTGGGTTGAGGTTGATGGTCAAGTCAACATTTTTGTCTCTCAAGATGGTACGCATCCAAGAATTGGGGATATTCATTTGAAATTGGAGGAACTAGGAGAAAAGCTAAATTCATTAGGTTATATACCGGAAACAGAAGACGTGCTTCATAGAATCactgaaagagaaaaaaaggaacGTCTCCAATATCACAGTGAAAGGTTGGCTCTTGGTTTTGCCCTTCTAAGTACCAGTCATCCAAAAACTATTCGGATCTTTAAAAATCTACGCATCTGTGGAGACTGCCATGACGTTATGAAGCTTGTCTCCGATGTCACAAATCGGGAAATAGTTGTTCGTGACATCAGGCGGTTTCATCATTTTAAGAATGGAACTTGCTCCTGTAAGGACTTCTGGTGA
- the LOC137744353 gene encoding protein NDL1-like produces MAESNDAVSLDMEKIYLGGKEHFIRTGCGSVSVIVYGDQEKPALITYPDLALNHVSCFQGLFFCPEAASLLLHNFCIYHISPPGHELGAASVCPEDPVPSVDDLADQILEVLNFFGLGAVMCMGVTAGAYILSLFAMKYRERVLGLILVSPLCKAPSWTEWFYNKVMSNMLYFYGMCGLLKECLLQRYFSKEVRGSVEVPESDIVQACRKLLEERQSLNVWRFLHAINRRPDITEGLKSLRCRTLIFVGDSSPFHSEALHMTSKLDRRYSALVEVQACGSMVTEEQPHAMLIPMEYFFMGYGLYRPCHFSDSPRSPLSPSCISPELLSPESMGLKLKPIKTRVSLGL; encoded by the exons ATGGCTGAATCAAACGACGCCGTCTCCCTCGATATGGAGAAGATCTATCTCGGTGGAAAG GAACATTTTATTCGAACTGGCTGTGGTTCAGTGTCCGTTATCGTGTATGGAGACCAAGAGAAGcctgcacttatcacttatcctGATTTAGCTCTAAATC ATGTGTCTTGTTTCCAAGGGTTATTCTTTTGTCCGGAAGCGGCTTCTTTGCTGCTCCACAATTTCTGCATATATCATATCAGTCCTCCTGGCCATGAG TTAGGAGCTGCTTCAGTTTGTCCAGAGGATCCTGTGCCTTCAGTTGATGACTTGGCAGATCAGATCCTTgaggttctcaatttttttgG GCTTGGTGCAGTTATGTGCATGGGGGTGACAGCGGGTGCTTATATCCTTTCCCTATTTGCT ATGAAATATAGGGAGCGTGTCCTTGGATTAATACTTGTATCCCCTTTATGCAAAGCGCCCTCTTGGACAGAATGGTTTTATAATAAG GTGATGTCGAATATGCTTTATTTCTATGGCATGTGTGGTTTGCTAAAAGAGTGTTTGCTTCAGCGATACTTCAGTAAG GAGGTTCGTGGTAGTGTTGAAGTTCCAGAGTCGGATATAGTTCAAGCATGCAGAAAA TTGCTGGAAGAGAGGCAGAGCTTAAATGTTTGGAGATTTCTTCATGCAATTAATCG GAGACCTGACATAACCGAAGGGTTAAAATCTCTAAGGTGTCGCACGCTTATATTTGTTGGGGATAGCTCTCCCTTCCATTCGGAGGCTCTCCACATGACCTCAAAGTTGGACAGGAGATATAGTGCCTTAGTAGAG GTCCAGGCTTGTGGATCCATGGTGACAGAGGAGCAGCCACACGCAATGTTGATACCAATGGAGTACTTCTTCATGGGGTATGGCCTGTACCGGCCATGCCATTTCAGCGACAGCCCTAGGAGCCCGCTCAGCCCGTCTTGCATCTCCCCGGAGCTTCTCTCCCCAGAAAGCATGGGCCTGAAACTAAAACCGATAAAGACCCGTGTTTCACTTGGCCTATGA
- the LOC137747455 gene encoding thiamine phosphate phosphatase-like protein, which yields MAGIVVVFDFDRTLIDGDSDSWVVTEMGLTQLFNEIRSTLPWNSLMDRMTEELHLQGKTSEDIKECLKRIPMHPRVTAAIKSAHASGCDLRIVSDANQFFIEAILECHGLLGCFSQIVTNPTSVEQDGRLRIFPHCDLGSSFHGCNLCPPNLCKGVVIDQIRASVSANGRKRFVYLGDGRNDYCPSLRLVEGDHVMPRKDYALWKRICSNPVLIKADIHEWSDGEELGKTLLHLIHRISSEENQM from the exons ATGGCGGGAATAGTCGTGGTTTTTGACTTTGACCGGACCCTAATCGACGGTGACAGCGATAGCTGGGTGGTGACGGAGATGGGTCTCACTCAGCTCTTCAATGAGATTCGCTCTACTCTTCCATGGAACTCACTCATG GATAGAATGACGGAGGAgctgcatttacaaggaaaaactTCTGAAGATATTAAGGAGTGTCTTAAAAGAATTCCAATGCACCCGAGGGTAACTGCAGCTATTAAGTCAGCTCACGCTTCGGG ATGTGATTTGAGGATAGTTAGCGATGCAAATCAGTTCTTTATTGAGGCTATCTTGGAATGTCATGGTCTGTTAGGATGCTTCTCACAGATCGTCACAAACCCAACCTCTGTAGAACAAGATGGAAGACTCAGAATATTCCCACACTGTGACTTAGGTTCATCGTTTCATGGCTGCAATCTATGCCCTCCAAATTTGTGCAAG GGTGTGGTGATTGACCAAATCCGAGCTTCTGTTTCTGCCAATGGGAGGAAAAGGTTTGTCTACTTAGGAGATGGGAGAAACGATTATTGCCCGAGTTTGAGGCTTGTGGAAGGAGACCATGTAATGCCGAGGAAGGACTACGCTCTATGGAAGCGCATTTGCAGCAACCCGGTGCTTATCAAGGCTGACATCCATGAATGGAGTGATGGAGAGGAGCTCGGGAAGACATTACTTCACCTCATCCACAGAATTTCTtctgaagaaaatcaaatgtaG
- the LOC137740534 gene encoding mitochondrial carrier protein CoAc2, with protein sequence MSEKREEREMNVYLDGMIESMPVFAKELIAGGVAGGVAKTVVAPLERIKILFQTRRAEYQSIGLFGSVKKIARTEGPMGFYRGNGASVARIVPYAALHYMTYEQYRRWIILTYPDVGRGPGLDLVAGSFAGGTAVLFTYPLDLVRTKLAYQVVGSQKLNAQGVLNSQQIYKGILDCFSMTYREAGLRGLYRGVAPSLYGIFPYAGLKFYFYEEMKCHVPPEHKKSIVFKLVCGSVAGVLGQTFTYPLDVVRRQMQVQRIMVSSSPEMKGTMETLVMIAQKQGWKQLFSGLSINYLKVVPSVAIGFTVYDIMKSCLRVPSRDEAEAVRKVVTNKRSTHPSSLDS encoded by the exons ATGTCAgagaagagggaagagagagagatgaacgTGTACCTGGACGGGATGATAGAGTCCATGCCTGTGTTCGCCAAGGAGCTGATCGCCGGTGGCGTCGCCGGCGGGGTTGCAAAAACAGTGGTTGCGCCACTCGAGCGCATCAAGATTTTGTTTCAG ACCAGAAGAGCAGAATACCAGAGCATCGGGCTTTTTGGATCCGTTAAGAAAATTGCAAGGACAGAAGGGCCCATGGGTTTCTACAG GGGAAATGGAGCTAGTGTCGCAAGAATTGTTCCATATGCAGCCCTCCATTATATGACCTATGAGCAGTACCGCAGATGGATTATTCTCACCTATCCTGACGTTGGGCGGGGACCTGGTCTTGATCTTGTGGCAGGATCTTTTGCTGGAGGAACAGCTGTGCTTTTTACTTATCCTCTTGATTTGGTTCGCACAAAGTTGGCCTATCAG GTTGTTGGTTCACAGAAGTTAAATGCTCAAGGGGTACTGAATtctcaacaaatatataaaGGAATTCTCGATTGTTTCTCAATGACGTACAGAGAGGCTGGACTTAGAGGCCTCTACCGTGGCGTTG CTCCGTCGCTTTATGGGATCTTCCCATATGCCGGTTTGAAGTTTTACTTCTACGAGGAGATGAAGTGCCATGTCCCTCCGGAGCACAAGAAGAGTATTGTGTTCAAACTCGTATGTGGTTCTGTTGCTGGTGTATTAGGCCAGACTTTTACGTATCCCCTTGATGTGGTGAGGAGGCAGATGCAg GTTCAAAGAATCATGGTATCCAGCAGCCCAGAGATGAAAGGAACAATGGAAACCCTTGTTATGATCGCTCAAAAGCAAGGATGGAAGCAATTGTTTTCAGGACTTAGCATCAATTACTTGAAG GTCGTACCATCTGTGGCAATCGGGTTCACAGTTTACGATATAATGAAGTCCTGCCTTCGAGTTCCATCAAGGGACGAAGCTGAAGCTGTGAGAAAAGTGGTAACCAACAAAAGAAGTACCCATCCATCCTCCCTTGACTCCTAG
- the LOC137740528 gene encoding pentatricopeptide repeat-containing protein At2g15690, mitochondrial-like, translated as MCKAHNEKMTQFSPISSTSAFSSLFTGRSSFTTTMASLTSLPPTGNYIVYTRFKSRVNRNPHDQLFLNPTLSSVLKIQPSSTSFNPAPFKPLCTSAVPSANNPRVRRRNNGSSPPPPTTSGANSQYKTQPLRKDNRTQQPNEPKVDRNESNTQNVSAPLRMNSKDVDLMRLCEEGKVGEALEFMGRGVSADYGVFCALLESCDGSKSLEIGRKVHEFMRQSPFRRDIELNTKLVQMYGRCGSMRDARKVFDRMRERSIGLWHSMITGYAVNGQGDEGMLLFEQMRNSGLEPGKETFLVALGACASAEAVEEGFALFKSMKNEYEIVPEIEHYLGLIDVLGKSGHLNEVEEFIEKMPFEPTVEVWEALRNSARIHGVIELEDRAEELLVNIDPSKANAAKIPLPPRKKHSELNMLEEKNKVSEYRSTNEAYEKLKGLKGQMREAGYVPDTRYVLHDIDQEAKEQALQYHSERLAIAYGLISTPARQTLRIIKNLRICGDCHNAIKIMSKIVGRELIVRDNKRFHHFRDGKCSCGDYW; from the coding sequence ATGTGCAAAGCACACAATGAAAAAATGACCCAATTTTCCCCCATCAGTTCCACATCTGCCTTCTCTTCGCTTTTCACTGGTCGTAGCAGTTTTACCACAACCATGGCTTCTCTAACTTCTCTTCCCCCAACAGGGAACTACATCGTCTATACCCGGTTCAAATCCCGGGTCAACCGGAATCCGCACGACCAGCTATTTCTCAATCCCACTCTTTCTTCCGTCCTAAAAATCCAACCTTCTTCTACCTCCTTCAACCCCGCCCCATTCAAACCTCTCTGCACCTCCGCTGTCCCCAGCGCCAACAATCCCAGAGTCCGCCGCCGCAATAACGGCTCTTCTCCGCCCCCACCCACAACATCTGGCGCCAATTCCCAGTACAAGACCCAACCTTTACGCAAGGACAACAGGACCCAACAACCAAATGAACCAAAAGTTGACAGAAATGAATCGAACACCCAAAATGTGAGCGCCCCACTACGTATGAACTCAAAAGATGTGGATTTGATGCGTTTGTGCGAGGAGGGTAAGGTCGGAGAAGCGTTGGAGTTTATGGGTCGAGGTGTTTCCGCCGATTACGGAGTTTTCTGTGCGTTATTGGAATCGTGTGATGGATCGAAGTCGCTTGAGATTGGGAGGAAGGTCCACGAGTTCATGAGACAGTCGCCGTTTCGCAGGGATATTGAGTTGAACACTAAATTGGTTCAAATGTATGGGAGATGTGGGAGTATGAGAGATGCGCGCAAGGTGTTTGATAGAATGCGCGAGAGGAGCATTGGTTTGTGGCATTCGATGATCACTGGGTATGCAGTGAATGGGCAGGGTGACGAGGGGATGCTGTTGTTTGAACAAATGAGGAATTCGGGGTTGGAGCCCGGTAAGGAGACTTTTTTAGTGGCGTTGGGGGCGTGTGCTAGTGCGGAAGCTGTAGAAGAAGGGTTTGCGCTCTTCAAATCAATGAAGAATGAGTATGAGATTGTACCGGAGATTGAGCATTATTTAGGACTTATTGATGTTCTTGGGAAGTCTGGTCATTTGAATGAAGTCGAGGAGTTCATTGAGAAAATGCCATTTGAGCCTACAGTTGAAGTTTGGGAGGCTCTTAGGAACTCTGCGCGAATTCATGGAGTTATTGAACTTGAAGATCGTGCGGAGGAATTGTTGGTTAATATTGATCCTTCTAAGGCCAATGCTGCCAAAATCCCATTGCCTCCGCGGAAGAAGCACTCGGAGCTTAACATGCTAGAGGAGAAGAATAAGGTGAGTGAGTATCGGAGTACAAACGAGGCGTATGAGAAATTGAAAGGTTTGAAAGGACAGATGAGGGAAGCAGGCTATGTGCCGGATACAAGATACGTACTTCATGACATCGATCAGGAGGCAAAAGAGCAGGCATTGCAGTATCATAGCGAGCGTTTGGCAATTGCTTATGGTCTGATCAGTACTCCAGCCAGGCAAACTCTGAGGATAATTAAGAATCTTCGAATCTGCGGTGACTGCCATAATGCGATAAAAATCATGTCGAAGATTGTTGGGAGGGAGCTGATCGTTAGGGATAACAAGCGGTTCCATCATTTCAGGGATGGGAAGTGCTCCTGTGGGGATTACTGGTAA
- the LOC137748186 gene encoding uncharacterized protein translates to MVFYEAIISALIKGSINGRFLKRRHEISNGSRQFDRCRVKVEERRLQARPNTTLHNWEFSIRCPPATSGARSGPRTPRARPGCGPRSKPRRVATPSWSRLWPATSTRRYSCTRRWSDRCRFTWETSSAPPPSSPRSSTTSSSTPSPQTPPYAPPPSPISAPPTNATPPASRFLTACSITKASWPVRRTEWRTSCGSRTAGRWRLRIADVFAVDIHPAARIGKGVLFDHATGVVVGETAVIGTNVSILHHVTLGGTGNAGGDRHPKIGDGVLIGASATILGNVKIGEGAKIGAGSVVLIYVPARTTAVGIPARLVGWKERRSKHEDVPGQSMEYTSFIGEWSDCCALADYLHQHTNSQLNSLKYKK, encoded by the exons ATGGTCTTTTATGAGGCGATAATCTCAGCGCTGATAAAGGGCTCGATTAACGGTCGTTTTCTGAAAAGGAGGCACGAAATCTCAAATGGTAGCCGGCAATTCGACCGTTGCCGTGTCAAGGTTGAAGAGAGAAGATTGCAAGCGCGACCAAACACGACTCTCCACAATTGGGAG TTTTCGATACGATGCCCGCCGGCGACCTCAGGTGCACGGAGTGGTCCTCGGACGCCGAGGGCGAGGCCTGGGTGTGGACCCAGATCAAAGCCGAGGCGCGTCGCGACACCGAGTTGGAGCCGGCTCTGGCCAGCTACCTCTACTCGACGATACTCTTGCACTCGTCGCTGGAGTGATCGCTGTCGTTTCACCTGGGAAACAAGCTCTGCTCCTCCACCCTCCTCTCCACGCTCCTCTACGACCTCTTCCTCAACACCTTCTCCTCAGACCCCTCCCTACGCGCCGCCACCATCGCCGATCTCTGCGCCGCCCACGAACGCGACCCCGCCTGCATCTCGTTTTCTCACTGCCTGCTCAATTACAAAGGCTTCTTGGCCTGTCAG GCGCACCGAGTGGCGCACAAGCTGTGGATCCAGAACCGCAGGCCGCTGGCGCTTGCGGATCGCGGACGTGTTCGCGGTGGACATTCACCCGGCAGCGAGGATCGGAAAGGGGGTGCTGTTCGACCACGCGACAGGGGTGGTGGTGGGGGAGACGGCGGTGATCGGAACAAACGTGTCGATACTCCACCACGTGACGCTGGGAGGGACTGGGAATGCCGGCGGAGATAGGCACCCGAAAATTGGGGATGGAGTTTTGATTGGCGCGAGCGCGACGATTTTGGGAAATGTGAAGATTGGGGAGGGCGCGAAGATCGGGGCGGGGTCGGTGGTGCTGATTTATGTGCCGGCGCGGACGACGGCGGTGGGAATTCCGGCGAGGTTGGTTGGCTGGAAGGAACGGCGGTCGAAGCACGAGGATGTGCCTGGGCAGTCCATGGAATACACATCCTTTATCGGGGAGTGGTCCGactgttgtgccttggctgattatcttcaccaacatacaaactcACAgttaaatagtttaaaatacaagaaataa
- the LOC137741583 gene encoding inactive protein kinase SELMODRAFT_444075-like has protein sequence MKEKGDGKVVVVAVEALKEIPRTALVWALTHVVQPGDYVKLLAVIPSHSSKRIWDFARFTNDCTTSHRRSFSGTMLDDKDDIVDSCSQMVLQLRDVYDPEKIKVRVKIVSGTPCGVVASEAKKAQSNWVILDKKLKCEKKHCLEKLQCNVVIMKRSGPKVLRLNLINSPKTEPEAPFCSLSESGSYPKLPKSQFEEWHMIRGPTVTPTSSFDRESPLTATDIGTSSISSSDAGTESCSNSEILGRLKQQYQYANDSDNEANHENRSSCHASSYCQPWMTTDYLSYGGEFSRYVAEGSERHYNKALISTYGTLLDKLANLNRQPDVGVLNYRLDLNLSRSVREAISLSRHSPPNPPPLCSICQHKAPAFGNPPRWFTYAELELATGGFSEANFLAEGGYGSVHRGVLPHGQVVAVKQHKLASSQGDKEFCSEVEVLSCAQHRNVVMLIGFCVENGKRLLVYEYMCNGSLDSHLYGKDSCPLKWSARQRIAVGAARGLRYLHEECRVGCIVHRDMRPNNILLTHDFEPLVGDFGLARWQPDGDIGMQTRVLGRFGYLAPEYAQSGQITEKADVYSFGVVLVELVTGRKAMDLNRPRGQQCLTEWARPLFEKKATFELLDPQLRNCYSKQQVCNMMQCAFLCIRRDPRSRPRISQVLRILEGDDIPANSPNHSCLKEAL, from the exons ATGAAAGAGAAGGGTGATGGGAAAGTTGTGGTGGTGGCTGTGGAAGCATTGAAGGAGATTCCAAGGACTGCTCTGGTGTGGGCTTTGACTCATGTTGTGCAGCCTGGTGATTATGTCAAGCTTTTGGCTGTCATTCCTTCGCACTCAA GTAAAAGGATATGGGATTTTGCAAGATTTACCAACGATTGCACAACGAGTCACCGGAGGTCTTTCTCAGGAACCATGTTAGATGACAAGGATGACATTGTGGACTCATGCTCTCAGATGGTGCTGCAACTCCGAGATGTCTATGATCCAGAGAAG ATAAAGGTCCGGGTAAAGATTGTCTCTGGCACACCGTGTGGTGTTGTGGCTTCCGAAGCAAAGAAAGCTCAATCAAACTGGGTTATATTGGACAA AAAGTTGAAATGTGAAAAGAAACACTGTTTGGAGAAGCTGCAATGCAATGTCGTGATTATGAAACGATCTGGGCCAAAGGTTCTTCGGttgaatttgattaattctccAAAGACGGAACCTGAAGCGCCTTTCTGTTCGTTGTCTGAATCAGGATCGTATCCAAAACTTCCGAAAAGCCAGTTTGAAGAGTGGCATATGATTAGAGGGCCGACTGTGACTCCAACTAGTAGTTTCGACCGCGAGTCACCTCTGACTGCTACGGATATTGGAACATCATCTATATCAAGCTCCGATGCAGGGACTGAATCATGCTCGAATTCTGAAATTTTGGGGAGGTTAAAGCAACAGTATCAGTATGCGAATGATTCTGACAATGAGGCAAACCATGAAAACCGGAGTTCTTGTCATGCGAGCTCATATTGCCAGCCATGGATGACAACAGATTACCTAAGTTACGgtggtgaattttcaagatATGTGGCGGAAGGTTCAGAGAGACATTACAATAAGGCTTTGATTTCAACATATGGAACCTTGCTGGATAAGTTAGCCAACTTAAATCGGCAACCTGATGTTGGAGTATTGAATTATAGGCTTGATTTGAACTTAAGCAGAAGTGTACGTGAAGCAATCTCGCTATCCAGGCACTCACCTCCCAACCCTCCTCCATTGTGTTCGATATGTCAGCACAAGGCACCTGCATTTGGAAATCCACCTAGGTGGTTCACTTACGCCGAGCTGGAACTTGCTACAGGTGGATTTTCAGAAGCAAATTTCTTGGCTGAAGGTGGATATGGCTCTGTACACAGAGGCGTCTTACCACATGGTCAGGTTGTTGCTGTCAAGCAACATAAATTGGCTAGTTCTCAAGGTGATAAGGAATTCTGCTCAGAAGTAGAGGTCTTAAGCTGCGCGCAGCATCGCAATGTTGTCATGTTGATCGGATTCTGTGTGGAGAATGGTAAAAGGTTGCTAGTTTACGAATATATGTGCAATGGATCTTTGGATTCTCATCTGTATG GGAAAGACAGTTGCCCGTTAAAATGGTCTGCACGACAAAGAATTGCAGTTGGAGCAGCTCGAGGGCTGAGATACCTTCATGAAGAGTGCAGAGTGGGTTGCATTGTCCACCGGGATATGAGGCCGAACAATATCCTTCTGACCCATGATTTTGAACCATTG GTCGGAGATTTTGGACTCGCGCGGTGGCAACCAGATGGAGATATTGGGATGCAAACAAGAGTACTTGGAAGATTCGG TTACTTGGCTCCAGAATATGCTCAAAGTGGACAAATCACAGAAAAAGCTGATGTGTATTCGTTCGGAGTAGTATTAGTAGAGCTCGTTACAGGACGGAAAGCTATGGACTTAAACCGCCCGAGAGGCCAGCAATGCCTCACTGAATGG GCACGCCCCTTGTTCGAAAAGAAGGCCACTTTCGAGCTGTTAGACCCGCAGTTAAGGAACTGCTATTCGAAGCAACAGGTTTGCAACATGATGCAATGTGCTTTCTTGTGCATCAGGCGTGACCCTCGTTCGAGGCCTCGAATCTCTCAG GTGCTTCGGATTTTGGAAGGCGATGACATTCCGGCGAATTCGCCAAATCATTCTTGCTTGAAGGAGGCCTTATGA